The genomic stretch CGAAGGGATATAAAGCTAAAACCAAAATGTTCCTCTTTTTTAAATTTATCCGCAGATTATATCAGGATACTTCTTTTTCGGGCGCCACAGCTTGTATGCAAGCCCGCATTTTTTAAAAGTATAAAAGACTTATTTCTTTAGCCAGTTCAAAATCTTTTTCTGTTAGGCCACCCGTGGAATGTGTCGTTAGCTTAAGCTGCACTTTATTGTAAGATATACAGATGTCCGGGTGGTGGTTTATGTTTTCAGCCAGCTGGCTGATCTTATTCACAAATACCATAGCGGTTCTAAAATCCGGAAATTTAAATTCT from Candidatus Spechtbacterales bacterium encodes the following:
- a CDS encoding 4a-hydroxytetrahydrobiopterin dehydratase: MAEKLNLDEIKNLKNNLPDSWKIKKGKELEAEFKFPDFRTAMVFVNKISQLAENINHHPDICISYNKVQLKLTTHSTGGLTEKDFELAKEISLLYF